One genomic window of Mesoplodon densirostris isolate mMesDen1 chromosome 14, mMesDen1 primary haplotype, whole genome shotgun sequence includes the following:
- the NFU1 gene encoding NFU1 iron-sulfur cluster scaffold homolog, mitochondrial isoform X3, with translation MDFFASGLPLVTEETPSGEAGSEDDDEVVAMIKELLDTRIRPTVQEDGGDVIYKGFEDGIVQLKLQGSCTSCPSSIITLKNGIQNMLQFYIPEVEGVEQVMDDESDEKEANSP, from the exons ATGGATTTCTTTGCATCTGGCTTACCTTTAGTTACTGAGGAAACACCTTCAGGAGAAGCAG GATCTGAAGATGATGATGAAGTTGTGGCAATGATTAAGGAATTGTTAGATACTAGAATACG GCCAACTGTGCAGGAAGATGGAGGAGATGTCATCTATAAAGGCTTTGAAGATGGCATTGTACAGCTGAAACTCCAAGGTTCTTGTACCAGCTGCCCCAGTTCAATCATTACTCTGAAAAATGGAATTCAGAACATGCTGCAGTTTTATATTCCAGAAGTAGAAGGCGTAGAACAG gttaTGGATGATGAATCAGatgaaaaagaagcaaactcaccTTAA